In Amycolatopsis solani, a single window of DNA contains:
- a CDS encoding ABC transporter substrate-binding protein has protein sequence MTRIRTAGVVLGVLALTATACGGSGGGAAAGDGKPLDGKTFSLAIGSDPGSLDPHMTVLSVAIQVDRFLYDSLLNLDDAGKPVAGLAAKWEASTTTASFTLRQGLTCADGSPLTAADVAANINFIGDPANKSPIAGLYIAPGTKATADAAGTINVTSGKPDAFLARNVGGVPIACAKGLSDRKLLAKGEAGTGMFTVAEAVPNDHYTFTRRKDYAWGPGDWKAEPGLPDQVVVRVIPNTTTATNLLLSGELNAGQINGPDRQRLEGRKLFHTDFTAPMGEVFYNQAAGRPGQDEAVRRALTQALDLPQLGKVLTSGAGKPSQGMITNEPEVCPGDTVTGNLPSHDPAAAASALDAAGWTKGADGVRAKDGKKLSLTVLYGTQLGPTMAPTAELVQQQWKALGADVALKGVDSPGLSQVLFGTGEWEVSLGPVGFSLPSQLVPFVSGPAAPDGTNFAHIANPGYDQAAQQAATKPGDASCADWNAAETALIKRVDAVPYFDSVVPTYASGAKFTLSQGSLTPSSIRMLAK, from the coding sequence ATGACCAGAATTCGGACGGCGGGGGTCGTGCTCGGGGTGCTCGCGCTCACCGCGACCGCCTGCGGGGGATCGGGCGGCGGTGCCGCGGCCGGCGACGGGAAACCCTTGGACGGCAAGACGTTCAGCCTCGCCATCGGCTCCGACCCCGGCAGCCTCGACCCGCACATGACCGTGCTGTCGGTGGCCATCCAGGTCGACCGGTTCCTCTACGACTCGCTGCTGAACCTCGACGACGCCGGCAAGCCGGTCGCCGGGCTGGCCGCGAAGTGGGAGGCGTCGACGACGACCGCGTCTTTCACGCTGCGCCAGGGCCTCACGTGCGCGGACGGCAGCCCGCTGACCGCCGCCGACGTCGCGGCCAACATCAACTTCATCGGCGACCCGGCGAATAAGTCGCCCATCGCCGGCTTGTACATCGCGCCGGGCACCAAGGCGACCGCGGACGCGGCGGGCACGATCAACGTCACCAGCGGCAAGCCGGACGCGTTCCTGGCCCGCAACGTCGGCGGCGTGCCGATCGCCTGCGCCAAGGGGCTCAGCGACCGGAAGCTGCTCGCCAAGGGCGAGGCCGGCACCGGGATGTTCACCGTCGCCGAGGCCGTGCCCAACGACCACTACACGTTCACCCGCCGCAAGGACTACGCGTGGGGCCCCGGCGACTGGAAGGCGGAGCCGGGCCTGCCGGACCAGGTCGTCGTGCGGGTCATCCCGAACACCACGACCGCGACCAACCTGCTGCTGTCCGGCGAGCTGAACGCGGGCCAGATCAACGGGCCGGACCGGCAGCGGCTGGAGGGCCGCAAGCTGTTCCACACCGACTTCACCGCCCCGATGGGCGAGGTGTTCTACAACCAGGCGGCCGGGCGGCCCGGCCAGGACGAAGCCGTCCGCCGGGCGCTGACCCAGGCGCTCGACCTGCCCCAGCTCGGCAAGGTGCTGACCAGCGGCGCCGGCAAGCCGTCGCAGGGCATGATCACGAACGAGCCGGAGGTGTGCCCCGGCGACACCGTCACCGGGAACCTGCCGTCCCACGACCCGGCCGCGGCGGCGTCCGCGCTGGACGCCGCGGGCTGGACGAAGGGCGCGGACGGCGTGCGGGCCAAGGACGGCAAGAAGCTTTCGCTCACGGTCCTCTACGGCACCCAGCTCGGCCCGACCATGGCGCCGACCGCGGAGCTGGTCCAGCAGCAGTGGAAGGCCCTCGGCGCCGACGTGGCGCTCAAGGGCGTCGACAGCCCCGGCCTCAGCCAGGTCCTGTTCGGCACCGGCGAGTGGGAGGTCTCCCTCGGCCCGGTCGGGTTCTCGCTGCCGAGCCAGCTGGTGCCGTTCGTCTCCGGCCCGGCCGCGCCCGACGGCACGAACTTCGCCCACATCGCCAACCCCGGTTACGACCAGGCGGCGCAGCAGGCGGCCACCAAGCCCGGTGACGCCAGCTGCGCGGACTGGAACGCGGCGGAGACCGCGCTGATCAAGCGGGTCGACGCGGTGCCGTACTTCGACTCGGTCGTGCCGACCTACGCCAGCGGCGCGAAGTTCACCCTCAGCCAGGGCAGCCTGACGCCGTCCTCGATCCGGATGCTGGCGAAGTGA
- a CDS encoding ABC transporter permease, translating into MTTAAAPPRLRGGPWPAFAARRLARFAVSLWALLTAAFLMIHLVPGDPVRAALGMTAPAELVAARRAALGLDDPLWVQYGHYLRGLLTGDFGTSMVSGQPVAQVIGDRLPSTVQLAVLAFAVVVAVAVPLGVAFAVLTRGGRRRGAELGFTSVSVFVAAIPEFLIGVGLVALLAVGLGWFPVAGADDASGYVLPVAALAIGPAAVLARIVRVELLSVLGADFVRTARAKRLPARLVYVRHALPNALTATLTLGGLMLTSMVAGTVLVENVFAWPGLGSTIVQSIVTKDYPLVQGIVLVYGVGVLLVNVLVDVVLGLLDPRSAIREA; encoded by the coding sequence GTGACGACGGCGGCGGCACCACCCCGCCTGCGCGGCGGCCCGTGGCCGGCGTTCGCCGCGCGGCGGCTGGCCCGGTTCGCCGTCTCGCTGTGGGCGCTGCTCACCGCGGCGTTCCTGATGATCCACCTGGTCCCGGGTGACCCGGTGCGGGCCGCGCTCGGCATGACCGCGCCCGCCGAGCTGGTCGCCGCCCGGCGGGCCGCACTCGGCCTGGACGACCCGCTGTGGGTGCAGTACGGGCACTACCTGCGCGGCCTGCTCACCGGGGACTTCGGGACGTCGATGGTGAGCGGCCAGCCGGTGGCGCAGGTGATCGGCGACCGGCTGCCCTCGACGGTGCAGCTGGCCGTGCTCGCCTTCGCGGTCGTGGTGGCCGTCGCGGTCCCGCTGGGCGTCGCCTTCGCGGTGCTGACCCGCGGCGGCCGCCGCCGGGGCGCGGAACTGGGCTTCACGTCGGTGAGCGTGTTCGTGGCCGCCATCCCGGAGTTCCTGATCGGCGTCGGGCTGGTGGCGCTGCTCGCCGTCGGTCTCGGCTGGTTCCCGGTCGCCGGCGCCGACGACGCGAGCGGGTACGTGCTGCCGGTGGCGGCACTGGCGATCGGGCCGGCGGCGGTGCTGGCCCGGATCGTCCGCGTCGAGCTGCTTTCCGTGCTGGGCGCCGACTTCGTCCGCACCGCGCGGGCGAAGCGGCTGCCCGCGCGGCTGGTCTACGTCCGCCACGCGCTGCCGAACGCGCTCACCGCGACGCTCACCCTGGGCGGGCTGATGCTGACCTCGATGGTGGCGGGCACGGTGCTGGTGGAGAACGTGTTCGCGTGGCCGGGCCTCGGCTCGACCATCGTGCAGTCGATCGTGACGAAGGACTACCCGCTGGTGCAGGGGATCGTGCTCGTCTACGGCGTCGGCGTGCTGCTGGTCAACGTGCTGGTCGACGTCGTGCTCGGGCTGCTCGACCCCCGCTCGGCGATCCGGGAGGCCTGA